The nucleotide sequence AACAAACAAAAATATCTCAAAGAAAAAACCATTTAAATTAAAAAATACAAAGCCGTTGAATAACTTGCTTAAAGAGCATGGATTTGACATAGAGGCCAACGAACTTTTCGAGTTCTTAGCTCTTGCTATAACAAGCAGAGAAAGCTCTAAGTTTATATTTACCAAAGCACTCAGCCTTGCGCTAAATGAGATAAAACAATACACTTTTAAACTAGAAATTAGCAGTGATGATGCTGCATTTTTAGATATAAAAACACTACTTGGATTTTATACGACTCTTGAGAGTTTGTCTGCAAAAGAACTAATACTATCAAATATCGCTAAAAATAAGTCCGAATTTGAAATAACAAAATCACTTAACTTACCTCCGCTCATTTGCAATAAAGATGACATTTATGAGTTTATTTTAGGTGAAAATGAACCAAATTTTATAACTCAAAAGAGCATACAAGCAACAACAGCTTCCATAAATGATAGTGATCTAAACGGTAAAATCGTTTGTATAAACTCAGCCGATCCTGGATACGATTTTATATTTAGTAAAGGCATAGTCGGTCTAATCACAGCTTATGGCGGAGCGAACTCGCATATGGCAGTACGATCAAATGAATTTGGATTACCAGCAGCAATAGGAGTCGGAGAGGATAGATTTAATATATATAAAAACGCAAAAACTATAACTTTGGATTGTCTAAATAAAAGGATAATAGTATGAAAGTGGGAGTAATTTCAAAGCTTATAAAAAGTAGTTACGGCGAAACTATGCAAGCCATAGATTTACGATTTTGTACTATTTTAGAACAAAATGGTTTTAAGACTAATTTGCTTATATATGGAAAAACTCCAAATTTAAAAGAGCTTGACGCAGTTATAATAAGTGGTGGAAATGACTTAAATATCTTAATACCAAACGACATAAACGCCACTAGAGATAAATTTGAAAAAATAGTTTTAGATGAGTGTTTAAAACTAAACTTACCTATCTTGGGTATCTGCAAAGGCGCTCAGAGTTTAGCAAATATGTTAGGAGCTAAATTTAAAAAAATAGATAATCACGTGGGAATCCATGAAATTTTATGGCGAAACGGAAAAAAATTTGAAGTAAATTCATATCACAACTGGGCTATAGAATATAACTTAAATGGCGAAATACTCGCAACAAGTAGCGACAATACGGTAGAGGCATTTATAAATAACGATAAAAAAATTATCGGTGCCATGTGGCATTTTGAGAGAGAAAAAACTCTAAGTGCGGCTAGTAAGGAAATTTTTAAAATATTTAAGGAGCTTAAATGAAAGCAGTTATTCTTGCAGCAGGGCTCGGTAGCAGATTAGAAGAATTAACAAAAGATAGACCAAAGTGCCTAGTGGAGTATAAAAATACACCTCTTATAAGCTATCAACTAAACGCATTTTTAAAAGCCGGAGTAAACGATATAGCTGTTGTTGGAGGATATAAATTTGAAGTGTTGAAAAACTATTTAAATGTGAATTTTAAAGACGTAAAACTTTATGAAAATACCGATTTTGATAGTTCAAATATGACCTATACTATGTTTTGTGCTAGGGAATTTATGGATGATGATACGATCATAAGCTATTCAGATATAATTTATGATTATGAGTTCATAGAACTTTTAAAAGCATGTGAAAACGAACTTTCTATTATGGTAGATAAAAATTGGCTAGAACTTTGGGAGAAAAGATTTAGTAACCCTTTAAGTGACGCTGAAAGTATGAAAATAGAAGATGGATTTATAAAAGAGCTTGGTAAAAAAGTAGTCAATATAGATAAAATAGACGCTCAGTATATGGGACTTTTTAAATTTAAAAAAAGTTTTTTGAACAGCGTCTTTGACGTTTGGGACAATCTTGATAAAAATAGATATTATGACTTTAAAGATTGGAAAAATATATATATGACCTCTTTTTTAACAGAAATTATAAACAAATTTGATAATGCAAAAGCTATATTTGCTCCTAAAAACTGGCTGGAAATCGACCAAAAAACCGACCTTGAGATAGATATTTTTTGATTTAATTCTAAATTTGATATAATGAAATAAAGGAATAAAATGTTTAACGGCAAAAATATTTTGATAACCGGCGGAACCGGAAGTTTTGGTAAAAAATATACACAGATACTACTACAAAATTACAAACCAAATAAAATAATAATCTACTCACGAGACGAGCTAAAACAGTACGAAATGGCAAGCGAATTCGGCGAAAAATGTATGCGTTACTTTATCGGAGATGTAAGAGATGAAAAGCGCCTTAAAACTGCGATGAACGGCGTGGATTATGTTATTCACGCTGCTGCTATGAAGCATGTTCCTATAGCTGAGTACAATCCTATGGAGTGCATCAAAACAAACATAAGTGGAGCGCAAAACGTTATAAATGCAAGCCTTGAGTGCGGCGTGCAAAAAGTCATCGCTCTTAGTACGGATAAAGCTTGCAATCCAGTAAATTTATATGGTGCGACAAAACTTGCGAGCGATAAACTTTTCATAGCTGCAAATAACATAGCAGGAAACAAACCAACTCGCTTTAGCGTAGTTCGCTATGGAAATGTGGTTGGATCGCGCGGCTCAGTCGTTCCGTTATTTAAAAAACTCATCGCAAATGGTGCAAAAGAGCTTCCGATAACAGATGTAAGAATGACTAGATTTTGGATTACTCTTGAAAATGGCGTAAAATTCGTACTGAAAAACTTTGAGAGAATGCAAGGCGGAGAGCTATTTA is from Campylobacter fetus subsp. testudinum 03-427 and encodes:
- a CDS encoding putative protein, putative type I glutamine amidotransferase (Pfam match to PF00117.24 GATase), which encodes MKVGVISKLIKSSYGETMQAIDLRFCTILEQNGFKTNLLIYGKTPNLKELDAVIISGGNDLNILIPNDINATRDKFEKIVLDECLKLNLPILGICKGAQSLANMLGAKFKKIDNHVGIHEILWRNGKKFEVNSYHNWAIEYNLNGEILATSSDNTVEAFINNDKKIIGAMWHFEREKTLSAASKEIFKIFKELK
- a CDS encoding phosphoramidate cytidylyltransferase (Pfam match to PF12804.3 NTP_transf_3), whose product is MKAVILAAGLGSRLEELTKDRPKCLVEYKNTPLISYQLNAFLKAGVNDIAVVGGYKFEVLKNYLNVNFKDVKLYENTDFDSSNMTYTMFCAREFMDDDTIISYSDIIYDYEFIELLKACENELSIMVDKNWLELWEKRFSNPLSDAESMKIEDGFIKELGKKVVNIDKIDAQYMGLFKFKKSFLNSVFDVWDNLDKNRYYDFKDWKNIYMTSFLTEIINKFDNAKAIFAPKNWLEIDQKTDLEIDIF
- the pseB gene encoding UDP-N-acetylglucosamine 4,6-dehydratase (Pfam match to PF02719.11 Polysacc_synt_2), with product MFNGKNILITGGTGSFGKKYTQILLQNYKPNKIIIYSRDELKQYEMASEFGEKCMRYFIGDVRDEKRLKTAMNGVDYVIHAAAMKHVPIAEYNPMECIKTNISGAQNVINASLECGVQKVIALSTDKACNPVNLYGATKLASDKLFIAANNIAGNKPTRFSVVRYGNVVGSRGSVVPLFKKLIANGAKELPITDVRMTRFWITLENGVKFVLKNFERMQGGELFIPKIPSMKMTDLAKALAPNLGIKIIGIRPGEKLHETMISKDDAHLTYEFSDHYVIAPSIQFLTEPNFSQNLILEKGTKVDDEFEYSSDKNEAWLDANGLNTMLESIK